In the genome of Tropicibacter oceani, one region contains:
- a CDS encoding ABC transporter permease — translation MVSLHSLDRKLLRDLWRLRSQALAIALVLGCGVAIFLTGFGMLRALEATQRDYYARQGFADVFASASRAPLSLLDDVREIDGVRAVQARVTGWVILDLPGRAAPASGRVLSLPAGGAGLNAPLLVTGRLPDPDSEDEVAVTDRFAKANGFGPGSRFAAITDGTRITMTITGTLRSPEFIYALPPGGLMPDDAGFGVIWMPERAAAATFDMTGAFNDLALALRRDARPQAVIDQLDRLLDPWGGTGAHDRADQVSHAFLQTELDGLRGMTLVLPPVFFAIAGFLVNMVMGNIVALERSEIGLLKALGYRNREIGLHYLMMAALVGTLGIVIGWVAGAWLTEGMARLYAKFYDFPWLVRMEGWDQYAFSGLIGLAAAGIGAMRSVLAAVRLAPAVAMAPPVPPSFRHGPVDRLASWARLSQSEMMILRGLMRWPVRALSTSFGLAFGVAVLVASGFFQGSMDKVIDSAFFKANRQHATLVLASEATLDVVHDVRALPGVLRVEPQFDLPVTLRNGARSKQVAISAHPPGGDLVRVLDTDDRVIPVPAEGIVLSQRLAMHLGVGPGDLVQVDVTRTRRTSFSLSVAGIATQYIGLGAYMQLDALSARLLAAPRITALNVALDTDQLLAFQARLKQLPAVASVVMMTEVRDSFRQTLGENLRINMIVFLTIAVLITIGVAYNNARIQLSERARELASLRILGFTRPEISMILLGETAVLALLAQPLGWAIGAGLAWLMVIGFDTDLFRVPLVLTPAGFATASLVSLAATGAAALLVRQRLDRLDLVSVLKTRE, via the coding sequence ATGGTGAGCCTGCATTCCCTTGACCGCAAGCTGCTGCGCGATCTGTGGCGGCTTCGGTCGCAGGCGCTGGCGATCGCGCTGGTGCTGGGTTGCGGCGTGGCGATCTTTCTGACCGGCTTTGGCATGTTGCGCGCGCTCGAGGCGACGCAACGCGATTACTATGCCCGCCAAGGTTTTGCCGATGTCTTTGCCAGTGCCAGCCGGGCACCGCTGTCGCTGCTGGACGATGTGCGTGAAATCGACGGCGTGCGGGCGGTGCAGGCGCGGGTCACCGGCTGGGTGATCCTGGACCTGCCCGGGCGCGCGGCCCCCGCCAGCGGGCGCGTGCTGTCGTTGCCTGCCGGGGGGGCGGGGTTGAACGCGCCGCTGCTGGTCACCGGGCGTCTGCCCGACCCGGACTCCGAGGACGAGGTCGCCGTCACCGACCGCTTTGCCAAGGCCAACGGTTTTGGTCCCGGGTCGCGCTTTGCCGCCATCACCGATGGCACGCGGATCACCATGACCATCACCGGCACCCTGCGCAGCCCCGAATTCATCTATGCCCTGCCACCCGGCGGGCTGATGCCGGACGATGCGGGCTTTGGCGTGATCTGGATGCCCGAACGCGCCGCCGCCGCCACCTTTGACATGACCGGCGCCTTCAACGACCTGGCCCTGGCGCTGCGCCGCGATGCCCGCCCGCAGGCCGTGATCGACCAGCTGGACCGCCTGCTGGACCCCTGGGGCGGCACCGGCGCCCATGACCGCGCCGACCAGGTCAGCCACGCCTTTCTGCAGACCGAACTGGACGGGCTGCGCGGCATGACCCTGGTGCTGCCGCCAGTGTTCTTTGCCATCGCCGGGTTCCTGGTGAACATGGTCATGGGCAATATCGTCGCGCTCGAGCGCAGCGAGATCGGCCTGCTCAAGGCGCTGGGATACCGCAACCGAGAGATTGGCCTGCATTACCTGATGATGGCCGCGCTGGTGGGCACGCTGGGCATCGTCATCGGCTGGGTCGCCGGGGCCTGGCTGACCGAGGGCATGGCCCGACTATATGCCAAGTTCTATGACTTTCCCTGGCTGGTGCGCATGGAAGGTTGGGACCAATACGCCTTTTCAGGGCTGATCGGGCTGGCGGCGGCCGGGATCGGGGCAATGCGCTCGGTCCTGGCGGCGGTGCGGCTGGCGCCCGCCGTGGCCATGGCGCCGCCGGTGCCGCCCAGCTTTCGCCACGGCCCGGTCGACCGCCTGGCCAGCTGGGCGCGGCTGTCGCAATCGGAAATGATGATCCTGCGCGGGCTGATGCGCTGGCCGGTGCGGGCCCTGTCCACCTCGTTCGGGCTGGCCTTTGGCGTGGCGGTGCTGGTCGCTTCGGGGTTTTTCCAGGGCTCGATGGACAAGGTCATCGACAGCGCCTTTTTCAAGGCCAACCGCCAGCACGCCACGCTGGTTCTGGCCAGCGAGGCGACGCTGGACGTGGTGCATGACGTGCGCGCCCTGCCCGGCGTGCTGCGGGTCGAGCCGCAGTTCGACCTGCCCGTCACCCTGCGCAATGGCGCGCGCAGCAAACAGGTCGCGATCAGCGCGCATCCCCCCGGCGGCGATCTGGTACGGGTGCTGGACACCGACGACCGCGTGATCCCGGTGCCCGCCGAGGGCATCGTGCTGTCGCAGCGGCTGGCCATGCACCTGGGCGTTGGCCCCGGCGATCTGGTACAGGTCGATGTCACCCGCACCCGGCGCACCAGCTTTTCCCTGTCCGTGGCGGGCATCGCAACGCAATACATCGGGCTGGGCGCCTACATGCAGCTGGACGCGCTGTCGGCCCGGTTGTTGGCCGCGCCGCGGATCACCGCGCTGAATGTCGCGCTGGATACGGATCAGCTGCTTGCCTTCCAGGCCCGGCTGAAACAACTGCCGGCGGTTGCCTCGGTGGTGATGATGACCGAGGTGCGCGACAGTTTCCGCCAGACGCTGGGCGAAAACCTGCGGATCAACATGATCGTCTTTCTGACCATCGCCGTGCTGATCACCATCGGCGTCGCCTACAACAACGCCCGCATCCAGCTGAGCGAACGGGCGCGCGAACTGGCCAGCCTGCGCATCCTTGGCTTTACCCGGCCCGAGATTTCGATGATCCTGCTGGGGGAAACCGCGGTGCTGGCCCTTCTGGCGCAGCCGCTGGGCTGGGCCATCGGGGCGGGCCTGGCCTGGTTGATGGTGATCGGCTTTGACACCGACCTGTTCCGCGTGCCGCTGGTGCTGACGCCCGCCGGTTTCGCCACCGCCAGCCTGGTTTCGCTGGCCGCCACCGGCGCTGCCGCGCTGCTGGTGCGCCAGCGGCTTGACCGGCTTGATCTTGTCTCTGTCCTCAAGACACGGGAATGA